In Asanoa sp. WMMD1127, one genomic interval encodes:
- a CDS encoding serine hydrolase, producing the protein MSVEDRITKIFDAAGVDARLHAVDVDRGGEVALGADEPVVLASIFKVMLVLEFARQAAAGQLDPTERVVVRAADRLGGWGTSGCADDVEVSLRDLAYFAMSVTDNTAADLLLRRVGPDVLPLLPAELGLERTRIVGGPRELLASMYADVGAGGDDEFVARFPTLSPDRIRAMRVFDPERTTSSTPREVTRLLELIWRDEAGPPAATAMVRALMGRQIFWTRIASGFPPGVRVAAKTGTLPGLHMEAGVVEYPDGGRYALAVFAQTRSLEFRRIDVDLAIGEAARAAVDALRAA; encoded by the coding sequence GTGTCAGTGGAGGACCGGATCACCAAAATCTTCGACGCGGCCGGGGTCGACGCGCGGTTGCATGCCGTCGACGTCGATCGGGGCGGCGAGGTCGCCCTCGGGGCCGACGAACCGGTCGTGCTCGCCTCGATCTTCAAGGTCATGCTGGTGCTCGAGTTCGCACGGCAGGCCGCGGCCGGGCAGCTGGACCCGACCGAGCGGGTGGTCGTCCGGGCCGCGGACCGCCTCGGCGGGTGGGGCACCTCGGGCTGCGCCGACGACGTGGAGGTCTCGCTGCGGGACCTCGCGTACTTCGCCATGTCCGTCACCGACAACACGGCCGCCGACCTGCTGTTGCGGCGCGTCGGGCCGGACGTGCTGCCGCTGCTGCCGGCCGAGCTCGGCCTGGAGCGCACCCGGATCGTCGGCGGGCCCCGGGAGCTCCTCGCCTCCATGTACGCCGACGTCGGCGCGGGCGGCGACGACGAGTTCGTGGCCCGGTTCCCGACCCTGTCACCCGACCGGATCCGCGCCATGCGGGTCTTCGACCCCGAGCGGACCACCTCCAGCACTCCCCGCGAGGTCACCCGGCTGCTGGAGCTCATCTGGCGCGACGAGGCCGGCCCGCCCGCCGCGACCGCCATGGTGCGCGCGCTGATGGGCCGCCAGATCTTCTGGACCCGGATCGCCTCCGGTTTCCCGCCGGGGGTGCGGGTGGCCGCCAAGACGGGCACGCTGCCGGGCCTGCACATGGAGGCCGGCGTGGTCGAATACCCGGACGGCGGCCGCTACGCCCTGGCCGTCTTCGCGCAGACCCGGTCGCTCGAGTTCCGCCGCATCGACGTCGACCTGGCGATCGGGGAGGCCGCCCGGGCCGCCGTCGACGCGCTGCGCGCGGCGTGA
- a CDS encoding MBL fold metallo-hydrolase produces the protein MTNHHLDRRGLLRTAAAATGLAATGAAGLTTATPAAASPRRAWRPGAATFRWFGTAGWRIDIGDRTVLVDPYLSRYHTGLFDGGMNPETLLKVATDTVDTHVGRPETVLVTHSHWDHFNDVPHIATTTGARVLGTLTTYQLGLAMGIPSGQLGPVKGGEVLDFGAYTVEVVASLHSRNAAYSIGIPGVRPNQPDRRPATVADLPEGDTLAFLLSVHDGPSVFFMGASDFVARNVDGMRPDIAMVAMASATTTHEYVPRLLEALGKPRVVVPVHWDNFEKPLENPPPAVPDDRAKLETMIATIRRVAPRTRIVVPDYLTPYTFA, from the coding sequence ATGACGAATCACCACCTCGACCGCCGTGGCCTGCTGCGCACCGCGGCCGCCGCGACCGGCCTGGCCGCCACGGGGGCGGCCGGACTGACCACCGCGACCCCGGCCGCCGCGTCCCCGCGGCGCGCGTGGCGGCCCGGCGCCGCCACGTTCCGCTGGTTCGGCACCGCCGGCTGGCGCATCGACATCGGTGACCGCACGGTCCTGGTCGACCCGTACCTGAGCCGCTACCACACCGGCCTCTTCGACGGCGGCATGAACCCGGAGACGCTGTTGAAGGTCGCGACCGACACCGTCGACACCCACGTCGGCCGGCCCGAGACCGTGCTGGTGACGCACTCGCACTGGGACCACTTCAACGACGTGCCGCACATCGCCACCACCACCGGCGCCCGGGTGCTGGGCACTCTGACCACCTACCAGCTCGGGCTCGCGATGGGCATCCCGTCGGGTCAGCTCGGCCCGGTCAAGGGCGGCGAGGTGCTCGACTTCGGCGCCTACACCGTCGAGGTGGTGGCGTCGTTGCACAGCCGCAACGCCGCGTACTCGATCGGCATCCCCGGCGTGCGCCCGAACCAGCCGGACCGGCGGCCCGCCACGGTGGCCGACCTGCCGGAGGGCGACACGCTCGCGTTCCTGCTGTCCGTCCACGATGGACCGAGCGTGTTCTTCATGGGCGCCAGCGACTTCGTCGCCCGTAACGTCGACGGGATGCGGCCCGACATCGCGATGGTGGCGATGGCATCGGCCACCACCACCCACGAGTACGTCCCCCGCCTGCTGGAGGCCCTCGGCAAGCCGCGGGTCGTGGTGCCGGTGCACTGGGACAACTTCGAGAAGCCCCTCGAGAACCCGCCGCCCGCGGTGCCCGACGACCGCGCGAAACTGGAGACCATGATCGCCACCATCCGCCGGGTCGCCCCGCGCACCAGGATCGTCGTGCCCGACTATCTGACGCCCTACACGTTCGCGTGA